In the Parasteatoda tepidariorum isolate YZ-2023 chromosome X2, CAS_Ptep_4.0, whole genome shotgun sequence genome, AAATATCAGGCTTTTCATTGCACAATTATTGCTTAATATGGCTTTTGGTcactttaatttgcaaaaatttttttaaatgaagatatCATGTTTCATTATGCAAAATCAATTACTAATAGtgaaaaaacctatttttaataaaattcaataaatgattGTGTGCAGTAAGGATGGCAATCTTTTATTGAATCTTTGAAGACTCACTTTATTAATCTTcagaaatgcaattttcattttaaattatttaaatgaaaatacaattattgtattgtaaaacATGTATCCTTCAATATTGTCTCTAAAGATGTTTTTGTCACATGGTCCAACATGCCCATGAAGTAGAACGTGGCACCCCGTCCCTAAGGTATGTTGATCcacaattcaaagtttttaaaaacaattaatacaaaaaagttttcaacagaacatttttttaaaaaaataatgaatgccGAGAAAAAAGCAATTGACTTGTAGAACAAAATCAAACTgtacagataattttttaatgaaataaaaaatgaaataaaaaatgaaaagtggaCTAACTAACCCTGGTTTCtcttatattatgaaaataccacaataattaacaataagtgtaatttcttaaacatgattcttgaaatattctaaaaactagatacaaatacataaaatcttttaaaacttagtaatagtttaaaaacaattaatttgatgtaaatgatcataaaaaaatattgacattatacattttttatcaacatatatattattttaatgaaataagtcataaaatattatatatcctgaatttatattataaactcTAAATTAACATTcacaaaatctttttcaattaaagaaaaaaaccttcAAATGCTTGAGAACACAATTCATGTTTAACCTTAATATTATGGTAGAAAGAGAAGTATATAAACAATATAGATGCATCCTcacaagcatttaaaataattttctcttcaaataTTCATTCCTTCAACaagagaaatgaattttaaaataaaatttcaactttattaatcttaaataagttaaataaaaaagtaatagaaaCTTTGCCTAGAATTTTAGattcactttaaataaataaaaaaagtgaactaaagaattttttttcatacaaccttgaaaatctttttgcaaacatgagaaatatttttcaatcattattcaaACTTTTACTTTGTAACTCTgtagagggaaaaaaactagTTCATTCAGTGTATTCATTACTATAAATTCTAGTAATAAGATAAGATAGTAATAAGAAAATACTAATTATCTTGGATACATATAAATACaatcttttaaaacttagtaatagtttaaaaataattattttgatgtaaataatcctaaaaaaatattgacattatACATTTCTTATcaacatatatattattttaatgaaataagtcataaaatattatatatccaGCATAAACTCTAAATTAGCATTCACAAAATCTTTTccaattaaagcaaaaaaccTTAAAATGCTAGAGAACACAATTCGTGTGTAAGCTTAATATTATGGTAGAAAGATGAGTATATGAACAATATAGATGCATATTcacaagcatttaaaataattttttcttcaaatattcatttctttaacaagagaaatgaattttaaaataaaatttcaacttgtATCTTGTATTCAACttgttgaattaattttgaataagttaaataaaaaaataacagaaacttTGCCAAGAATTTTAGattcactttaaataaataaaaaaaagtgaactaatgaattttcttcttatgcaactttaaaaatctttttgcaaacatgagaaatatttttaaaacatcatacAAACTTTTACTTCGGGAAAAAACTAGTTCATTCAGTGTATTCATTactataaattctaataataagaTAAGATTGTAATAAGAAAATACTCATTATCTTGAAGCTTTAAACTATAGGTACTGGCTATATCTAAAGTGACTCTTAGACAGGAGAAGTGGATAATCATTTAAAACcacttaaaattctttaaacaacCATGAATAGAtttctgacattttaaaattttattaaagaaaacaaagataaaattttcctaaaaatattatgatctatcaaattttgtgaattaatcTATCTAATTGTCtgagaactttttttaacattaactgATACttgctaaaaatgaaaatactagTAAATTAGAACCAAATGCAATAATTGTACCAggtttgcacaaaaaaaaaaaggaattgcattaaaatttttttttaaagtttcaacaaAGCATTAAGTTCTACATTGTATGCTTTTTCTATTGTTTATAGcttattataatataacaaaatataactttaaatatggcAAACTTAAAAACAATGACCATAGCTTTGCCATTACTGAcataaatagctaaaatttcacagaaaataaagcaaacaataataaagaataagtaaagaaataatatttaagctatagctaaaataattaaaataaaatactaatgcaTACAAAGTTTAAGGGGATATTCCGATATTGGTACCTGttcatataaactaaaattacatGATTGGTTTACttggaataaattaaagaaaaatattatagctTGCTTgggataattataatttatatctcTTGAGTTTACCTTTTTCTGTGACTTTTGGTATAGTTTCTTGCCTGCAATTGCCCAAAAATTAgccaaaattttgcatttattttggcACAGGTACTGATACAATACAGTACTTCCCAAGATAAACAATAAACACCATGCACTTTACTAATTAACCAGTCTCACCAAGTTTTTGCTTTAGTTGATCCcgcatatttttaaatcgtaCAAATTCTTTAGGAATTTTATGAGCAGAACGGTGTCTTAAAAAAGCtgttttatcagtaaataaatCTCCACACACATCacaaataaatggtttctgCTCAAAGTGTGATAATCTATggatctggaaaaaaattctttcttgaaACACTTTACCGCAAATATCACACTCTTGTCGTTTCTTTTCTTCATGAAGAGATCGATGTTTCTGGTAATATTCTTGATCAGGAAAAGTCTTACCACAAATATCACACCCAAATGGTTTATCAGGTGTATGATTAGACATATGCTTggtaagtttacttttatcaagATATCCTTTATGACAAATTTTACATTCATAAGGTTTTTCTCCAGAATGTGTCATATAATGTCGTTGCAAACTCCCCTTCACAGCAaatgatttttcacaaaaaatgcaCTTGAATGGTCTTTCACCAGATTTTACACATTCATGTTTTTGCAACAGTGCTTTAGAACAAAACGCTCTACCGCACAATGAGCAAATGTTATGGGTAGAACTTGCATCATGCTTAGATGTAAGAATATGATTACGTAAATTACTAGCAGTTAGAAAATTCTTATCGCAAACATTACACTTTAAACTGCCTGTTCTTTTATGAGACAATATATGCTTGGAAAGATCAGCTAATTGCACAAATGACTGACCACAAGTTTTGCACGTATGTGGCCTACCATCAAATGATCGCAGTGTACGAACTCTTGTTCCGCtcataattattagttaaagcgattaatagttaatatatattactttaataaaataaaaatatttgtgaattttaatgaGTTCTAATATCgctatattaataattattgtcgTTTGTGCAAATGATAAATCCAAAACATAAATCGATtacttataagaaatatttataaactatt is a window encoding:
- the LOC107440898 gene encoding zinc finger protein 596, with translation MSGTRVRTLRSFDGRPHTCKTCGQSFVQLADLSKHILSHKRTGSLKCNVCDKNFLTASNLRNHILTSKHDASSTHNICSLCGRAFCSKALLQKHECVKSGERPFKCIFCEKSFAVKGSLQRHYMTHSGEKPYECKICHKGYLDKSKLTKHMSNHTPDKPFGCDICGKTFPDQEYYQKHRSLHEEKKRQECDICGKVFQERIFFQIHRLSHFEQKPFICDVCGDLFTDKTAFLRHRSAHKIPKEFVRFKNMRDQLKQKLGETG